The proteins below are encoded in one region of Polycladomyces subterraneus:
- a CDS encoding DUF2614 family zinc ribbon-containing protein has translation MIWASKINKVRTLALLLTFLGIGVMYFGFVWPGWMVFFLFLGILVIFSSVGLYFWIGILSLQAVQVECPKCGRMTKILGKVDQCPYCKVYLSLDPAHAPKDSTSSANAVSGSETESSESAT, from the coding sequence ATGATATGGGCTAGTAAGATCAATAAAGTGCGGACCCTGGCTTTGTTACTCACCTTTCTCGGCATCGGCGTTATGTACTTCGGCTTTGTCTGGCCGGGATGGATGGTATTCTTCTTGTTCCTGGGGATTCTCGTCATCTTCTCCAGTGTAGGCCTCTACTTTTGGATCGGCATCTTGTCGTTGCAGGCCGTTCAGGTAGAATGTCCCAAGTGCGGCCGAATGACCAAGATTCTGGGAAAAGTCGACCAATGTCCCTATTGCAAAGTATATCTTTCGCTGGATCCCGCTCATGCTCCAAAGGATTCAACCTCTTCAGCCAATGCGGTTTCCGGTTCCGAAACGGAATCATCCGAATCCGCCACATGA
- a CDS encoding AMP-dependent synthetase/ligase → MKPQNLVDMLYRTVKRYPNKNALLWKEDGHYRGWSYAQLWETIRHMAFGLRSLGVQSGSKVAICSTNGPYWLVSDFAIMSLGAVSVPIYPTLTGKQIRFILENADVEFVIMETPEMVDRVHEWPKQVRSVIVIKDRSNHPLATTFSSVLKRGESESINVDRWGWQQLKREDLATIVHTSGTTGDPKGVMLSHGNLLTNIEENQYFVPVSSRDISLSFLPLSHIFERTCGQFIPMAVGGTIAYAESMETIPQNLVEVKPTVLISVPRLFEKMQQRIRDRVENSSFLRRRIFQWALNVSEERLNLTNGEQGWPVPVSLERKYLMARKLVFSKIHAQTGGRLRMLVSGGAALDPNVARFFSLIGLPIIEGYGMTECSPVIACNPLVHPKPGTVGKPLPQTEVRLAEDGELLVKSPSVMMGYYNQPEETAKTVENGWLHTGDIVEFDEDGYIRIVDRKKNILVLSTGKNVAPQPIENALCSSRYIQQAALVGHKRKYVSALIVPDFEAIRPLANKWDAHTDEEIAKAPGTRELIEREIQRLSADFAPFERPKKFALLSRPFTLEAGELTPTLKVRTKQVEQRYASVIAGLYEDIPAEEVAASTADNIGHTEHAASLTDRFSKVWSTEERQTDTWSQVESIVVTTPSTHIPTNGASMDMRKKAMQNSNWVSVVADTVTLLRQLFSPPVLIGILIGIVAGFVVKWLWF, encoded by the coding sequence GTGAAACCTCAGAACCTCGTGGACATGTTGTACCGAACCGTCAAACGTTACCCAAACAAAAATGCTTTGTTATGGAAAGAAGACGGTCACTATCGAGGTTGGTCCTATGCCCAGCTGTGGGAAACGATCCGTCACATGGCCTTCGGTCTCCGCAGCCTGGGAGTGCAATCTGGGTCCAAGGTGGCCATTTGCTCCACCAACGGTCCATATTGGCTGGTCAGCGATTTTGCCATCATGAGCCTGGGAGCGGTTTCGGTCCCGATCTATCCTACGCTGACAGGCAAACAAATCCGTTTCATCCTAGAAAATGCCGATGTTGAATTCGTCATCATGGAAACGCCCGAGATGGTAGATCGTGTCCATGAATGGCCAAAGCAGGTTCGGTCGGTTATCGTCATAAAGGACCGATCCAACCATCCGCTGGCCACGACGTTTTCATCCGTGTTGAAGCGGGGTGAATCGGAAAGCATCAATGTGGATCGTTGGGGCTGGCAACAACTGAAGCGGGAGGATCTAGCCACCATCGTCCATACGTCCGGAACGACGGGCGATCCAAAGGGGGTGATGCTCTCTCATGGCAATCTGTTGACCAATATTGAGGAAAACCAGTATTTCGTTCCGGTCAGTTCACGCGACATATCCTTGTCATTTTTACCGCTTTCCCACATTTTCGAGCGAACCTGCGGCCAATTTATTCCCATGGCAGTGGGTGGTACCATCGCTTACGCGGAAAGCATGGAGACAATTCCACAAAATTTGGTTGAAGTAAAACCGACTGTCTTGATCAGTGTGCCTCGTTTGTTCGAAAAGATGCAGCAGCGCATCCGAGACCGGGTGGAAAACAGTTCCTTTCTCCGCCGCCGGATTTTCCAATGGGCCTTGAATGTATCTGAAGAACGGTTGAATCTGACCAATGGTGAACAAGGATGGCCGGTTCCTGTTTCACTGGAGCGGAAATACTTGATGGCGAGGAAGCTCGTGTTTTCCAAAATCCACGCCCAAACGGGCGGAAGATTGCGCATGCTGGTATCGGGCGGTGCCGCATTGGATCCCAATGTGGCGCGGTTTTTCTCGCTCATCGGCCTTCCCATCATCGAAGGGTACGGCATGACAGAGTGTTCGCCGGTGATCGCGTGCAATCCGTTGGTACATCCCAAACCGGGTACCGTCGGTAAACCGTTGCCCCAGACGGAGGTGCGGTTGGCCGAAGACGGGGAGCTGTTGGTTAAAAGCCCCAGCGTCATGATGGGGTATTACAATCAACCGGAGGAAACGGCCAAAACGGTGGAAAATGGCTGGCTGCATACAGGAGACATCGTGGAATTCGACGAAGACGGTTATATCCGCATCGTAGACCGCAAAAAGAATATCCTGGTGTTGTCCACCGGAAAAAATGTGGCTCCCCAACCCATCGAAAACGCATTGTGTTCCAGCCGTTACATCCAGCAAGCGGCGCTGGTAGGCCACAAGCGAAAATATGTTTCGGCTCTGATCGTGCCGGATTTTGAGGCCATCCGCCCGCTCGCGAACAAATGGGATGCACACACGGATGAAGAAATCGCGAAAGCCCCCGGTACACGTGAACTGATCGAACGGGAGATTCAGCGTCTATCCGCTGATTTTGCCCCGTTTGAACGTCCCAAAAAGTTTGCTCTGTTGTCCCGGCCATTCACACTGGAAGCGGGTGAACTCACTCCCACGCTGAAAGTGCGCACCAAACAAGTAGAACAACGATACGCTTCTGTTATCGCCGGTTTGTATGAAGACATACCGGCAGAGGAAGTGGCGGCTTCCACCGCGGACAATATCGGACATACGGAGCACGCCGCATCGTTAACCGACCGTTTCTCCAAAGTATGGTCGACCGAGGAACGGCAAACAGACACATGGTCGCAAGTGGAAAGTATCGTAGTGACAACGCCTTCAACTCACATTCCAACCAATGGAGCATCCATGGACATGAGGAAAAAAGCGATGCAAAATAGTAATTGGGTCAGTGTGGTGGCCGACACCGTGACGTTGCTGAGGCAATTGTTCAGTCCACCGGTCTTGATCGGAATCCTGATCGGGATCGTGGCTGGTTTTGTGGTCAAGTGGTTATGGTTTTAA
- the perR gene encoding peroxide-responsive transcriptional repressor PerR, producing the protein MNSRLEQAVEKLKSTGVRMTPQRHAILEFLLSSMSHPTADEIYKSLEGKFPNMSVATVYNNLRVFKEAGLVRELTYGDASSRFDANMTDHYHVICRECGKITDFDYPPLIDVEREAAKRTGFRVESHRMEIYGICKDCQQHTA; encoded by the coding sequence ATGAACAGCCGCCTGGAACAAGCTGTTGAAAAATTGAAGTCGACCGGTGTGCGCATGACCCCGCAGCGGCATGCCATCTTGGAATTTCTGCTCTCATCGATGAGCCATCCAACCGCCGATGAAATTTATAAATCACTTGAGGGGAAATTCCCCAACATGAGTGTAGCCACTGTATACAACAACCTGCGGGTTTTCAAGGAAGCGGGATTGGTAAGGGAATTGACCTATGGCGATGCATCCAGCCGGTTTGATGCCAATATGACGGATCACTACCATGTCATCTGCCGGGAGTGTGGAAAGATTACCGATTTCGATTATCCCCCGCTCATCGATGTGGAACGGGAAGCAGCGAAACGCACCGGCTTTCGCGTCGAGTCCCATCGGATGGAAATCTACGGTATCTGCAAAGATTGCCAACAACACACAGCATAA
- the nth gene encoding endonuclease III, with product MKSKPKRVATRKILDTLARMYPDAHCELIFRNPFELLIATILSAQSTDRQVNKVTKELFRKYPTPEAFLTLSEEDLAAEIRGLGLFRNKSKNILKTCRILVEQYGGEVPKDRKALEALPGVGRKTANVVLSNAFGLPALAVDTHVQRVANRLAMADSENPLETERQLMKRVPREEWSITHHRLIWHGRRICSARSPKCVVCDLLPYCWYGKSRLEGSALTKSADSR from the coding sequence ATGAAGTCGAAGCCCAAACGCGTGGCGACGCGCAAAATATTGGATACATTGGCTCGCATGTACCCAGATGCCCATTGTGAACTCATCTTTCGTAATCCGTTTGAACTCTTGATTGCTACGATCCTCTCTGCCCAATCTACGGACCGGCAGGTGAACAAGGTTACGAAAGAGCTGTTTCGGAAATACCCGACTCCCGAAGCATTCCTCACGTTATCGGAAGAGGATTTGGCAGCAGAAATTCGAGGGTTGGGTCTTTTTCGCAACAAAAGCAAAAACATCCTGAAAACGTGCCGGATTTTGGTGGAACAATACGGAGGAGAAGTGCCAAAAGATCGAAAAGCCTTGGAGGCGTTGCCAGGAGTGGGACGAAAAACCGCCAACGTGGTGTTGTCCAATGCCTTTGGTTTGCCTGCCCTGGCGGTGGACACCCATGTGCAACGTGTAGCCAACCGCTTGGCCATGGCCGACAGCGAAAATCCGCTGGAGACCGAACGTCAATTAATGAAGCGGGTGCCGCGGGAGGAATGGTCCATCACCCATCATCGGTTGATCTGGCATGGGCGACGCATATGTTCAGCTCGCAGTCCGAAGTGTGTGGTTTGTGATTTGCTGCCCTATTGTTGGTACGGAAAAAGTCGCTTGGAAGGCAGCGCATTGACAAAATCGGCTGACTCCCGTTAG
- a CDS encoding class I SAM-dependent methyltransferase, whose translation MSEVSMYAWPDYYDWTSGGLEGDTTYYTELAQASGGPVLELGCGTGRCSLAIARAGIEVVGVDLSPEMLKRAREKADAMGLSDRTQWVEASMTTFELDRRFPLVIIPYRSFLHLMTVKDQLIALKRIRQHLQQGGMLVLDVFVPSLVELHEIEGKNVHRGTFPIPGSAECVEVHDITEHDPFRQWVHVIRFYERYDGSGRLVERLRTVFQLRYIFPAELFHLLRLAGFQIVGRYGTFHRGPFDHRSTELIVEAKKMET comes from the coding sequence TTGTCGGAAGTCAGTATGTACGCTTGGCCTGATTACTATGACTGGACGTCGGGCGGCCTGGAAGGTGACACCACGTACTACACCGAACTGGCACAAGCCAGTGGCGGGCCTGTCCTGGAACTGGGGTGTGGCACGGGAAGATGCAGTTTGGCCATTGCCAGGGCAGGGATAGAAGTTGTCGGAGTCGATCTGTCACCGGAAATGCTGAAAAGAGCTCGGGAGAAAGCGGATGCAATGGGATTGAGCGACCGCACCCAATGGGTGGAAGCCAGTATGACCACGTTTGAGTTGGATCGTCGCTTTCCGTTGGTGATCATTCCGTATCGCTCCTTCCTCCACTTGATGACTGTCAAGGATCAACTGATCGCATTGAAACGCATCCGTCAACATTTGCAGCAGGGCGGTATGCTCGTGTTGGATGTGTTTGTTCCATCACTGGTGGAGTTACACGAGATTGAAGGGAAAAATGTGCATCGGGGGACTTTTCCGATCCCCGGAAGCGCGGAGTGTGTAGAGGTGCATGATATTACCGAACACGATCCGTTTCGCCAATGGGTGCATGTCATTCGCTTTTACGAACGTTATGACGGAAGCGGTCGATTGGTGGAACGCCTGCGTACCGTGTTTCAATTGCGCTATATTTTCCCAGCGGAATTGTTCCATCTGCTCCGATTGGCCGGATTTCAGATTGTGGGCCGATACGGCACGTTTCACCGCGGCCCGTTTGATCACCGCAGCACCGAGCTGATCGTCGAAGCGAAAAAGATGGAGACATAA
- the bcp gene encoding thioredoxin-dependent thiol peroxidase — MLKEGDMAPDFTLPADNGEQVTLSDYRGDKHVVLYFYPKDNTPGCTQEACDFRDRVTEFADLDTVILGVSLDDVKSHEKFIAKYQLPFRLLADTDAEVSKMYDVYKEKNMFGKKKWGIERSTFIIDKDGRLAKIYRKVKVPGHVDEALRYIREHLSS; from the coding sequence ATGTTGAAAGAAGGAGATATGGCACCTGATTTCACTCTTCCCGCTGACAACGGCGAACAGGTAACCCTGTCGGATTACAGAGGTGACAAACATGTCGTCTTGTATTTTTACCCCAAAGATAACACTCCCGGTTGCACGCAGGAAGCGTGTGACTTTCGCGATCGGGTGACGGAATTCGCTGACTTGGACACCGTGATTCTGGGTGTAAGTCTGGATGATGTGAAATCGCACGAGAAATTTATCGCCAAGTACCAGCTGCCGTTCCGTTTGCTGGCAGACACAGATGCCGAAGTGTCCAAAATGTACGACGTCTACAAGGAAAAAAACATGTTCGGCAAGAAAAAATGGGGAATCGAACGTTCCACGTTCATCATCGACAAAGACGGACGGTTGGCCAAAATCTACCGGAAAGTAAAAGTGCCGGGACACGTGGACGAAGCGCTTCGCTATATTCGGGAACATTTGTCTTCGTGA
- a CDS encoding sensor histidine kinase gives MPIKWRLVVLSAVGLLCILLLFHIFVYQLFQNMMIQTEQSVLDNKLATLAQVYETRRINPDFLHGWLQLYVEEGQAIRIVVNGKVEADVNKGISPALYLSRPLPHHKVREVRNWYGKQVSILAMPLDKPVKGRVELYTDFTSLRRYLDTMLTALFIGSSALLVLVIVGGYIMSTIALRPVIRITKTVRELDPSRMESRLQVPETHDEIAELSRTFNELLDRIYQLIQQQKRFVADASHELRTPVSVIRGYTNMLKRWGKRNEDVTEEALTAIDQETARMEQMTDRLLRLARLEGDVAGAERELLDLTSIVADRVKRWRRSLRNRHIEWDDTTPPVWVRAVRAEWEELIDILLDNAGKYSEPDSTITVRLESGERDVRLIVQDTGEGIPKEELPRVFERFYRAKRARSRHRNGSGLGLSIARQIVESYGGTIQIDSQEGEGTEVSVSIPISQ, from the coding sequence ATGCCCATTAAATGGCGTCTGGTGGTGTTGTCCGCGGTCGGTTTGTTGTGCATTTTGTTGCTGTTTCACATATTTGTCTACCAGTTGTTTCAAAACATGATGATACAGACGGAGCAAAGCGTGCTGGATAACAAACTGGCCACTCTGGCGCAAGTATATGAGACTCGCCGCATCAATCCTGATTTTTTGCACGGTTGGTTGCAATTGTATGTGGAGGAAGGGCAAGCGATCCGCATTGTGGTAAACGGAAAAGTGGAAGCAGATGTAAATAAAGGAATTTCCCCGGCGTTGTATCTATCCCGTCCGCTGCCGCATCATAAAGTGCGGGAGGTTCGCAATTGGTATGGCAAGCAGGTTTCCATTCTGGCCATGCCGCTCGACAAGCCAGTAAAAGGTAGAGTGGAGCTGTATACGGATTTCACATCGTTGCGCCGGTATTTGGACACAATGTTGACCGCTTTGTTCATCGGCTCCTCTGCTCTGTTGGTACTGGTGATCGTCGGGGGTTACATCATGTCCACCATTGCTCTTCGCCCGGTTATCCGCATTACCAAAACGGTGCGTGAGCTCGATCCGTCACGAATGGAGAGTCGTTTGCAAGTGCCGGAGACACATGATGAGATTGCGGAGCTGTCCCGGACATTCAATGAGCTGCTCGATCGGATCTATCAGTTGATCCAGCAACAGAAACGATTTGTGGCGGATGCTTCCCACGAACTGCGCACGCCTGTTTCCGTGATTCGCGGATACACCAACATGCTGAAGCGGTGGGGGAAACGGAACGAAGATGTGACTGAAGAAGCACTGACCGCGATCGATCAAGAAACGGCACGGATGGAACAGATGACCGATCGTCTGCTTCGGCTGGCCCGCTTGGAAGGCGATGTAGCGGGTGCGGAGCGGGAATTGCTGGATCTGACATCAATCGTGGCCGATCGAGTAAAACGATGGCGTCGTTCTTTGCGCAATCGTCACATCGAGTGGGACGATACCACACCCCCTGTCTGGGTGCGTGCCGTCCGGGCGGAGTGGGAAGAGTTGATCGATATTTTACTGGACAACGCGGGAAAATACTCCGAGCCCGATAGTACGATTACCGTTCGGTTGGAATCGGGGGAACGGGATGTACGCCTCATCGTTCAGGACACAGGAGAAGGCATTCCAAAAGAGGAATTGCCCCGGGTCTTTGAACGATTCTACCGGGCGAAACGGGCGCGAAGCCGGCATCGCAACGGGAGTGGTTTGGGTCTTTCCATCGCCCGTCAAATCGTGGAGTCCTATGGAGGCACGATCCAGATCGACAGTCAGGAAGGAGAAGGAACTGAAGTAAGCGTTTCCATTCCGATTTCTCAGTGA
- a CDS encoding response regulator transcription factor, whose protein sequence is MAEKRVLIIEDEPQLARFLELEFTHEGYQVKVSHDGRTGLDLAISQEFQVIILDIMLPDLSGLEVCRRIRAERNTPIIMLTARDAVPDRVIGLEAGADDYMTKPFAIEELLARVRAIQRRVAPEQDQMVEVGCCRLFPEQRRVICADKELKLTTREFDLLACLMQNRNRVMTREMILDRVWGYDYEGDTNIVDVYVRYVRSKLEEIGVKDYIETVRGVGYVIREDGHAH, encoded by the coding sequence ATGGCGGAAAAACGGGTACTGATCATTGAAGATGAACCGCAACTGGCCCGGTTTTTGGAGTTGGAGTTTACGCACGAAGGATATCAGGTTAAAGTTTCACATGACGGACGGACTGGTTTGGATTTGGCTATATCCCAGGAGTTTCAGGTCATTATCCTGGATATTATGTTGCCAGATCTCAGTGGATTGGAGGTTTGCCGCCGGATTCGTGCGGAACGGAATACGCCTATTATCATGTTGACCGCAAGAGATGCGGTACCGGACCGGGTCATCGGGCTGGAAGCTGGTGCAGATGACTATATGACAAAACCGTTTGCCATCGAAGAGCTGCTGGCAAGGGTTCGTGCCATACAACGCAGGGTGGCGCCGGAGCAGGACCAGATGGTGGAAGTGGGCTGTTGCCGGTTGTTTCCCGAACAACGGCGAGTCATCTGTGCGGACAAGGAACTGAAATTGACAACGCGGGAATTTGATTTGCTGGCTTGTCTGATGCAAAATCGCAACCGGGTGATGACGCGGGAGATGATACTTGACCGGGTATGGGGTTACGATTATGAAGGGGATACCAATATCGTTGATGTGTACGTGCGCTATGTTCGCAGCAAATTAGAGGAAATCGGCGTGAAAGACTATATCGAAACCGTGCGCGGTGTGGGTTATGTGATCAGGGAGGATGGACATGCCCATTAA
- a CDS encoding spore germination protein, with the protein MATVNNIFNLKIQSVSSAGSVNFGNTINIGAESNTKSLGGSSPIGDFAKNIDFEQNQGIDPDVIDQP; encoded by the coding sequence ATGGCGACTGTCAATAATATATTCAATCTCAAGATTCAAAGTGTATCCAGCGCAGGGTCTGTCAATTTTGGGAACACCATCAACATTGGCGCCGAAAGTAACACCAAATCGCTGGGTGGTTCTTCACCGATCGGCGATTTTGCGAAAAATATCGATTTTGAACAGAATCAAGGGATCGATCCGGATGTCATCGACCAACCGTAA
- a CDS encoding Hsp20/alpha crystallin family protein, producing MDDQQQHFQKWSQLARKFLGDDFWSDVMSASPASSSSSSSGPKADVYQTRNEVIVLVDLPGIEDIHLLDLRIHEDTLYIKGHIPTRYANYEATLSERLSGDFERSIPLGATVTRQHSSARYRKGLLEVRLNKVHAPRTQHRIRVQDS from the coding sequence ATGGATGATCAACAACAACACTTTCAAAAATGGAGTCAATTGGCGCGGAAGTTTTTGGGGGACGATTTTTGGTCCGATGTGATGAGCGCATCTCCAGCTTCTTCTTCTTCTTCTTCGAGTGGCCCTAAAGCAGATGTCTATCAAACACGAAACGAAGTGATCGTATTGGTGGATTTACCAGGGATCGAAGATATCCATTTGCTGGATTTGCGGATTCACGAAGATACATTGTATATCAAGGGACACATCCCCACCCGTTATGCCAACTACGAAGCTACTTTGAGTGAACGGCTTTCCGGAGATTTTGAGCGTTCGATACCACTGGGGGCGACTGTGACTCGTCAGCACAGCTCCGCCCGCTACCGCAAGGGATTATTGGAAGTAAGGCTGAACAAAGTGCATGCGCCACGTACCCAACATCGTATCCGTGTACAAGACTCCTGA
- the gerPC gene encoding spore germination protein GerPC, with amino-acid sequence MYAYLWDRINQLQQEIENLKEENEQIRKQLASIQPVTIERMEYKIQELRVETLSGTLNVGLSAHGDEQTLSKIIDQMKDNDNEDSVNMGDLEGSSSLKDDSIPVQMESSSPSTPSERSSQ; translated from the coding sequence ATGTACGCCTATCTGTGGGACCGGATCAACCAGTTGCAGCAGGAAATTGAGAATTTGAAAGAAGAAAACGAACAGATCCGGAAGCAGCTCGCCTCCATCCAGCCGGTCACCATCGAGCGAATGGAATACAAAATTCAGGAGTTACGCGTCGAAACGCTGAGCGGTACGCTCAATGTGGGGTTAAGCGCTCACGGCGATGAGCAGACATTGTCCAAAATCATTGATCAGATGAAAGACAACGACAATGAGGATTCTGTCAACATGGGAGATTTGGAAGGATCCTCTTCACTGAAAGACGATTCGATTCCGGTTCAAATGGAAAGCTCTTCCCCGTCTACTCCGTCAGAACGATCCTCCCAATAG
- the crcB gene encoding fluoride efflux transporter CrcB, whose protein sequence is MRTIAVGIGGALGALFRWMLGNLSSPLFPWGTLAANLTGCWILGWVTGATRRRSWLPEAWRLGIGTGFVGALTTFSTWDGEMMYLWISGHHWTSALYLIITLSGGILLTWRGWMKGEQWALHKQRTTSPQGGSVK, encoded by the coding sequence ATGCGAACCATTGCCGTCGGGATCGGCGGGGCACTGGGTGCCCTGTTTCGATGGATGCTTGGAAATTTGTCCTCCCCTCTATTTCCCTGGGGGACATTGGCGGCCAATCTGACGGGTTGTTGGATACTCGGATGGGTCACCGGAGCAACCCGTCGTCGATCATGGTTGCCCGAAGCATGGCGGTTGGGAATCGGCACCGGTTTTGTCGGTGCATTAACCACGTTTTCCACTTGGGACGGGGAAATGATGTATTTGTGGATCAGCGGACACCACTGGACGTCCGCTCTCTATCTGATCATAACGCTGAGCGGGGGGATTCTGCTGACATGGCGGGGGTGGATGAAGGGAGAGCAATGGGCATTACATAAGCAGAGGACCACTTCACCGCAAGGAGGATCGGTCAAATGA
- the crcB gene encoding fluoride efflux transporter CrcB has protein sequence MTLWIAVGGFLGAIARYWLGSWIGNRVRSPFPWQTWVINISGAFVLGGWLSTTHATAYETAWHHVTHPFTTGFLGAYTTFSTFSVETVQLLKQKAGGTAVLYVISSVLLSLLALWLSFEWGR, from the coding sequence ATGACCCTGTGGATCGCCGTCGGCGGTTTTTTGGGAGCGATCGCCCGTTATTGGTTGGGATCGTGGATCGGCAACCGGGTCCGTTCCCCTTTTCCGTGGCAAACTTGGGTGATCAATATTTCAGGCGCCTTTGTACTGGGGGGTTGGCTTTCCACCACCCACGCCACAGCGTATGAAACCGCCTGGCATCATGTTACCCATCCTTTTACCACGGGCTTTTTGGGCGCCTACACCACGTTTTCCACCTTCAGTGTAGAGACCGTTCAATTGCTGAAACAAAAGGCTGGGGGCACAGCTGTACTGTATGTCATCTCCAGTGTGCTCCTCAGCCTGTTGGCCTTGTGGCTCAGTTTTGAATGGGGGCGTTAG
- a CDS encoding ABC transporter permease, with protein sequence MFYVQIFWQYLEQYLKTRLAYRWDFLTQFVTDLSFQAVNLVFILVVFSHTTSIKGWTREEVIFIYGYFLVPFAVFAAFFNLWEFNERYIIKGEMDRVLTRPVHSLVQVMLETMAPESLAGALVGLLIMGWAAARMNLQWTIWDIPLFVIFVIGGVLIYGGIYIALTSISFFSDSKTDIQPIMYNIGNYGRYPVNLYHRIIQFVLTWVLPFAFVGFYPASYLLDRDHWMWLAFLTPVVGVVYFVFGVFCWNWGVRHYRGAGN encoded by the coding sequence GTGTTCTACGTTCAGATCTTCTGGCAGTATTTAGAACAATATCTGAAAACGCGATTGGCGTACCGATGGGATTTTCTTACCCAGTTTGTAACCGATCTTTCATTTCAAGCGGTTAATCTCGTGTTTATCCTGGTCGTCTTTTCCCATACGACTTCGATCAAAGGATGGACGCGGGAAGAAGTGATTTTTATCTACGGTTATTTTCTGGTCCCGTTCGCGGTGTTCGCGGCGTTTTTCAACCTGTGGGAATTCAATGAACGGTATATCATCAAGGGAGAGATGGACCGGGTGTTGACCCGGCCCGTACACAGCCTGGTACAGGTGATGTTGGAGACGATGGCTCCGGAATCGCTGGCCGGGGCGTTGGTCGGGCTTCTCATCATGGGCTGGGCAGCGGCCCGGATGAACCTTCAGTGGACGATATGGGACATTCCGCTGTTTGTGATCTTCGTGATTGGCGGTGTGTTGATATACGGCGGGATTTACATTGCACTGACCAGCATCAGTTTCTTTTCCGATTCCAAAACGGACATCCAACCAATCATGTATAACATCGGTAACTACGGCCGGTATCCGGTCAATTTGTATCATCGGATCATCCAATTCGTCCTGACGTGGGTATTGCCGTTCGCGTTTGTGGGATTTTATCCGGCCAGTTACCTGTTGGACCGGGACCATTGGATGTGGCTGGCCTTTCTGACGCCGGTAGTGGGTGTCGTTTACTTCGTTTTCGGCGTTTTTTGTTGGAATTGGGGGGTGCGTCACTACCGGGGAGCCGGTAACTAA
- a CDS encoding ABC transporter permease: MLSTYLEMIRIRFLMMLAYRVNYYSGIVIYSLNIGVNYFIWMAIYGSNNNLQGMTASQMATYVAVAWMSRAAYFNNLDREIAQEIRDGTVAIQLIRPYHYLMVKFFQAWGEGLFRLLLFSIPGMLIVSLVFPIHLPGFDPVWLLFAASLLLGFVINTQINMITGLAAFFILNNQGLVRAKRVLVDLFSGLILPIRFYPNWAQAILSYLPFQAISYLPSMILVKGIGGPALVHAFTVQIIWCVLLCLPIFLLWRRARRTLTVQGG, from the coding sequence GTGCTTAGTACCTACCTGGAGATGATCCGCATTCGTTTCTTGATGATGTTGGCGTATCGCGTCAATTATTACAGCGGCATCGTCATCTACAGTTTGAATATCGGTGTCAACTACTTCATCTGGATGGCGATCTACGGTTCGAACAACAACCTGCAAGGTATGACGGCTTCCCAGATGGCCACTTACGTAGCCGTTGCGTGGATGTCCCGTGCGGCCTACTTCAACAATCTCGACCGCGAAATCGCCCAGGAGATCCGGGACGGTACGGTGGCAATCCAATTGATTCGCCCCTATCACTACCTGATGGTCAAGTTTTTTCAAGCATGGGGCGAGGGATTGTTTCGCCTATTACTGTTCAGCATTCCGGGGATGTTGATCGTCTCCCTGGTCTTTCCGATTCATTTGCCAGGCTTTGATCCCGTCTGGCTGCTCTTTGCCGCCAGTTTGCTTCTGGGATTCGTGATTAACACACAGATCAACATGATTACCGGATTGGCGGCTTTTTTCATTTTGAATAACCAGGGACTGGTTCGGGCGAAACGTGTATTGGTCGATCTGTTTTCCGGATTGATTTTGCCGATTCGCTTTTATCCCAATTGGGCGCAGGCGATCCTGTCGTATCTGCCATTCCAGGCGATCAGCTACCTGCCCAGCATGATCTTGGTCAAAGGGATCGGGGGCCCGGCGTTGGTCCATGCATTTACGGTGCAAATCATCTGGTGCGTGTTGTTGTGCCTGCCCATCTTCCTGTTGTGGCGCCGGGCGCGTCGCACATTGACGGTGCAGGGGGGATGA